From a region of the Hippopotamus amphibius kiboko isolate mHipAmp2 chromosome 3, mHipAmp2.hap2, whole genome shotgun sequence genome:
- the LOC130850431 gene encoding LOW QUALITY PROTEIN: olfactory receptor 1019 (The sequence of the model RefSeq protein was modified relative to this genomic sequence to represent the inferred CDS: substituted 1 base at 1 genomic stop codon), whose amino-acid sequence MDKENHSMVTEFIFMGITQDPQLQIIFFVVLLLVYLINIVGNVGMIILIIRDLQLHTPMYFFLCNLSFVDLGYSSAIAPRMLTDFLKKHKVISFSSCATQFAFFVGFVDAECYILAAMAYDRFAAICRPLHYSTFMSKXVCLALMLGSYLVGLVSLVAHTSFTFSLSYCASNLINHFFCEIPPLLALSCSDTSISEILLFSLCGFIEFSTILIIFISYVFILVAIIRMRSAEGRLKASSTCGSHLMDVTLFYGTVMFMYLRPTSSYSLDQDKWASVFYTIIIPTLNPLIYSLQNKDVKAAFKKLIGKKPQ is encoded by the coding sequence atggataaagaaaaccaCTCAATGGTGACTGAGTTTATCTTTATGGGCATCACTCAAGATCCTCAGCTGCAGATCATCTTCTTCGTGGTCTTACTCTTGGTCTACCTGATCAATATAGTGGGGAATGTTGGGATGATTATCCTGATCATAAGAGATCTTCAGCTTCACAcacccatgtatttcttcctctgcaaccTCTCTTTTGTCGACCTGGGCTACTCCTCAGCCATTGCCCCCAGGATGCTCACTGACTTCCTAAAAAAGCACAAAGTGATCTCCTTCTCCAGCTGTGCCACCCAGTTTGCTTTCTTCGTAGGTTTTGTGGATGCTGAGTGCTATATCCTGGCtgccatggcctatgaccgctttgCGGCCATCTGTCGACCCCTCCACTATAGCACTTTCATGTCCAAGTGAGTCTGCTTGGCTCTCATGCTGGGTTCTTACCTGGTCGGCCTGGTGAGCTTAGTCGCCCACACTTCCTTCACCTTCAGTTTGAGTTACTGTGCTTCCAACCTCATCAACCACTTCTTCTGTGAAATCCCACCGCTCTTAGCCCTCTCTTGCTCAGACACCTCCATCAGCGAGATCTTGCTCTTCAGTCTGTGTGGCTTCATTGAATTCAGCACCATCCTCATCATCTTTATCTCCTATGTCTTCATCCTCGTGGCAATTATCAGAATGCGCTCAGCCGAAGGCCGCCTGAAAGCTTCCTCCACCTGTGGGTCTCACCTCATGGATGTCACGCTTTTCTATGGCACAGTTATGTTTATGTACCTGAGGCCGACATCCAGCTACTCCCTGGATCAAGACAAGTGGGCCTCTGTGTTCTACACTATTATCATCCCCACGCTGAATCCCTTGATCTACAGTTTACAGAACAAGGATGTGAAGGCTGCTTTCAAAAAACTAATTGGAAAAAAAcctcaataa